TCCCTTAATGTTTGTTCAATAACCCTTCTACCAGCAAATCCAATAAGTGCTTTAGGTTCCGCCAAAATTAAATCACCTAACATCGCAAAGCTAGCTGTTACCCCTCCAGTGGTTGGATGAGTTAGTAAGGGCATATATAGAAGATTTCTTTCTTTATGTTTTTTTAGTGCTCCAGATATTTTCGCCATTTGCATGAGACTTAACATGCCTTCTTGCATTCTTGCCCCACCTGATGCGCAAACAATTAGAATTGGGTAATTTTCTATAGTTGCTCTCTCAATTATCCTTGTAATTTTTTCACCAACTACTGAACCCATGGATCCTCCCATAAATCTAAAATCCATAACAGCTAATGCTAAAGGCATTGAATTTACAGAACAGAAACCTGTTATGACTCCATCTCTTAAACCTGTACTTGCTTGACTTTCTTTAATTCGATCAGCATATGACCTTCTATCTTTAAAACCTAAAGGATCTGTAGGACTTAGTGAACTATCAAACTCTTTAAATGAATTTTTATCAGCAATTATATTTATCCTTTCATCGCTATTAATCCTATTGTGGTGTCCACAATTACTACAAACATTGAAATTTGAAATTAGGTCTTT
The window above is part of the Prochlorococcus marinus CUG1415 genome. Proteins encoded here:
- the accD gene encoding acetyl-CoA carboxylase, carboxyltransferase subunit beta translates to MSLIDWFAAKRKDQFVGKVSQDTDEGDGLWVKCSECSQVAYRKDLISNFNVCSNCGHHNRINSDERINIIADKNSFKEFDSSLSPTDPLGFKDRRSYADRIKESQASTGLRDGVITGFCSVNSMPLALAVMDFRFMGGSMGSVVGEKITRIIERATIENYPILIVCASGGARMQEGMLSLMQMAKISGALKKHKERNLLYMPLLTHPTTGGVTASFAMLGDLILAEPKALIGFAGRRVIEQTLREKLPDNFQTAEYLLDHGFVDVIVKRKDLKDTLNKILKIHGVKELTDANI